A single Mastomys coucha isolate ucsf_1 chromosome X, UCSF_Mcou_1, whole genome shotgun sequence DNA region contains:
- the LOC116088729 gene encoding LOW QUALITY PROTEIN: probable C-mannosyltransferase DPY19L3 (The sequence of the model RefSeq protein was modified relative to this genomic sequence to represent the inferred CDS: substituted 2 bases at 2 genomic stop codons), whose product MYIRQRKETKPIEVSEDFPSPKEDVKLEKKLPSGCASGRFWKILSSAFGGTLALCIRLLTSIYLATLHENDLWFSNIKEVEXEISFRTECGLYYSYYKQMLQAPTLLCSFRGLIYDNKTESMRRINLLQRMNIYQEVFLSVLYRVLPIQKYLEPVYFYIYTLFGLQAVYVTALYITSWLLSGTWLSGLLAALWYITNRIDTTRVEFTIPLRENWALPFFAIQIVAITYFLRPNLQPLSERLTLLAIFISTFLFNLTWQFNQFMMLLQALVLFILDSLDMLPAMKATWLYGIQIICLLLVCTLQFFNSMILRSLLISFNLSVLIVRKLQKNLKTGSFLTRIWKLLLHLLLVFCLTLFLNNIIKKILNLKSDEHIFKFLKAKFGFGATRDSDANLYLCEEAFGLLPLNTFQRLSETLLFYAYMFVLVVTVVTASVVAFHNLSDSTSLQSVDQTRKCAVDLKPEAAYNLIHTILFGVLALSTMRMKYLWTSHMCVFASFGLCSSEIWDLLLRLVHLCNPKRIWVMXYSVPVLTLLYLRCKSWPGTMDELSELKEFYDLDTVELMNWINSNTPRKAVFAGTMQLLAGVKLCTGRTLTNHPHYEDKSLRERTQAVYQIYAKRSPEEVHTLLRSFGTDFVILEDSICYERRHHRGCRLRDLLDVANGHEMDGPGESDPDLRPADHPRFCEDIKRNLPTYAAHFTRVIQNKTFHVYKLSRKKKKRKKENIRDQV is encoded by the exons ATGTACATCCggcaaagaaaagagacaaaaccCATAGAAGTTTCTGAGGATTTTCCATCTCCAAAAGAAGATGTGAAGTTGGAGAAGAAATTGCCATCTGGCTGTGCCtctggaaggttctggaagaTCCTGTCGTCTGCCTTTGGCGGAACTCTGGCCCTTTGCATTAGACTTCTTACATCCATTTACCTGGCCACCCTGCATGAGAATGACTTGTGGTTTTCCAATATTAAGGAAGTAGAGTGAGAAATCTCATTCAGGACAGAATGTGGACTGTACTATTCTTACTACAAGCAGATGCTGCAGGCTCCGACCCTCCT ATGCAGCTTCCGTGGCTTGATCTATGACAATAAAACCGAATCCATGAGGAGGATCAACCTCCTTCAACGAATGAACATTTACCAAGAAgtttttctcagtgttttataTAGAGTTCTCCCCATACAGAAATATCTAGaacctgtttatttttatatctacacTCTTTTTGGGCTCCAAGCAGTCTATGTCACAGCCCTTTACATAACCAGCTGGCTCCTTAGTGGCACCTGGCTGTCAGGACTATTGGCAGCTCTCTGgtacatcaccaacagaatagataCCACAAGAGTTGAATTTACCATCCCACTGAGGGAGAACTGGGCTCTGCCCTTTTTTGCGATTCAGATTGTAGCAATTACCTACTTCCTGAGACCAAACTTACAACCTCTTTCTGAAAGGCTGACACTTCTTGCCATTTTCATATCAACTTTTCTCTTTAACCTAACATGGCAATTTAATCAGTTCATGATGCTGCTGCAGGCGCTGGTGCTGTTCATCCTGGACTCCTTGGACATGCTGCCAGCCATGAAGGCCACCTGGCTATATGGCATACAGATAATCTGCCTGCTCCTCGTCTGCACCCTTCAGTTTTTTAACTCCATGATTCTGAGATCATTGCTCATCAGTTTTAACCTTTCAGTATTAATTGtaagaaaacttcagaaaaacCTGAAGACTGGATCTTTCCTGACTAGAATTTGGAAACTACTGTTGCATTTGCTTCTAGTTTTCTGTTTGACACTTTTTCTTAACAACATTATTAAGAAAATTCTTAACCTGAAGTCAGATGAACACATCTTTAAATTTCTGAAGGCCAAATTTGGGTTTGGAGCAACAAGGGATTCCGATGCAAATCTCTATCTGTGTGAAGAGGCCTTTGGCCTCCTGCCTCTCAACACATTCCAGAGGCTCTCGGAAACACTGCTTTTTTATGCATACATGTTTGTCCTCGTGGTCACAGTGGTCACAGCATCCGTTGTGGCCTTTCATAATCTCAGTGATTCCACAAGTCTGCAGTCCGTGGATCAGACAAGAAAGTGTGCAGTTGACCTGAAGCCAGAAGCCGCATACAACCTGATTCACACAATCCTGTTCGGGGTCTTGGCGTTAAGTACGATGAGGATGAAGTACCTGTGGACCTCCCACATGTGTGTGTTCGCGTCCTTTGGCCTGTGCAGCTCTGAGATCTGGGATCTGCTTCTGAGGCTGGTTCATCTCTGTAACCCAAAGAGGATCTGGGTCATGTGATACTCGGTGCCCGTTCTCACCCTGCTGTACCTGCGCTGTAAATCTTGGCCAGGAACGATGGATGAACTCTCCGAGTTGAAAGAATTCTATGACCTGGATACAGTGGAACTGATGAACTGGATTAACTCTAACACACCAAGGAAGGCTGTGTTCGCTGGAACCATGCAGTTGCTGGCTGGAGTCAAGCTGTGCACAGGACGGACCCTAACCAACCACCCACACTATGAAGATAAAAGTCTGAGAGAGCGGACCCAGGCGGTTTATCAAATATATGCGAAGAGGTCCCCAGAGGAAGTGCATACACTCCTGAGGTCCTTTGGCACGGACTTTGTGATCCTGGAAGACAGCATCTGCTATGAACGCAGGCACCACAGGGGCTGCCGGCTGCGTGATTTGCTGGATGTGGCCAATGGACATGAGATGGATGGGCCGGGAGAGAGTGACCCTGACTTGAGACCTGCAGACCACCCTCGCTTCTGTGAAGATATTAAAAGGAACCTGCCCACCTATGCAGCCCACTTCACTAGAGTAATCCAGAACAAGACATTCCATGTCTACAAGctgtccagaaagaaaaaaaaaagaaaaaaagaaaatataagagatCAGGTGTGA